The sequence CAGGATCTATATTGGAAGATTATTACCGTGGCATTGGGCTATATTTTCGGTGAAACAGCCGTGGACATAGCCAGGGCAAAAGCTCAGGAGTAAAAGATACCCCCGGTTGAGGCCGGGGGATTTTTTGTTGGCGGGTTTACAGATATGTTTTTTAAGAGTATAATAATATATAAGATTTTCACTTACAGGGAAAATCAGGGCGACCAAAGATATGGGGGTGCTTTTATGGCTACGACTGTTGAACTAATATACAAATTGGAAAATATTAATGCTGAAGATGGAGTAGATGTTTTTGAAATTGCCCCCATTTTGATGCAATTTGGAGAGTTGATTCGTTCTGCGAATACTGTGTTAGGTTTTGAACAAAAGATTGATGTTAGAATAAGACCATTTAAGGCAGGTTCATGGTTTGCAGAATTTATCCTTCAAAATACTTATATTGAGAACATAATAAATTATTTTAAAAGTAATCAAGGACAAGACTTAATGATTTTACTTGCATTATTGGGTTTCAGTGTGAAAGACGGTGTAAAAGGAGTAGCCGAGATAATAAGGTTTACAAAAGGGTTAGTATCAAACTTTAAAATGAATAAAAATAAAAATACCGTTACTTATTACAATGAAAACGGAGAAAAGATTGAAGTATCTTTGGAAGAGCATAAACTAGTGCAATCTCCTCTAATTCAAAACAACTATTATAATTGCCTCATAGCCCCGTTGGAAAAATTTCCTAATGCAACAGCAGTATCAATAAAAGTTAATAAACAAGACATTCCAGAACAAAAATTTACACATTCAGACAAAGAAGCTTTTAAAAAATATGCAGCCGCTGAATTATTTGAAGATGTTGAAGATAATATAACTACCATGAATGGAGTATTTGTGAAGCCTAAACGGGGGTCTTATTCGGGCACGGAGAGAGCATACTCTTTTGTTATTGGAGACAACGTCATTTGGCCTGTAACTATTGAAGACGAGAGTTTTCTCGAATTGCTTCAATCTGGAGATATTAGACTGTTTGCAGAAGATGTTTTAAAGGTTGATTTAGAGATACGACAAACAAAAGATTCAAATAACAGAGTACGCACCAATTATGCTATTACGAAAGTCAAAGAATATATTAAATACGAAAAACCAAAACAATTAAATATTAATGATATCTTAAAGAATAAAGATGATATCCCAAAGGATGAATAAGATATATAACCTCTGAATAAAACAAATGCCCCGGCTTAATCCCGGGGCTTTATGTTTCTTACTCGCTTTGTTTTCGATAAAATCCTATTTATTGGGCTTGCATCTTTATAATGTGCCGCCGGGAATACCCCTGAATTCATTCAGGGGAGCCTTCACGTGCAGTTTCTATATCATTTTTTGATAAATAAACATATTTACTTGTCATATCCGTGGTGGTATGACCCAGCATACTTTGAAGGCTGAAACCATTACCTCCATTTCGTAAAAATAGCAAAGCAAAAGAGTGTCTTAAAGAATAAGGTTTTATTTTAACACCCAGGGCAGAACTGTACTGTCGCATTCTTCTGGCCCATTGGTTTCGGTTGAGTGGCCTTCCATCCTCGGTGCAAAATACCGGAACATTTGCAGACCAGTGCTGAGGTCCAGCCATCAATAATTCGGAAACTGCAAAAACGGTTTGAGGATGCAAAGGCAATATCCGAGATTGACGGGTTTTTGCAATAGCTGCCGGTATTTGAACCTCCCCTGACTGAAGTCAGAGGATTCCGAGTTTTACTTCCCGGAACTTCGTGCCTGCCTCGGGTACGCGGCTGTGAGAGTCCCGGGGCCGTAGGCCCGACTCCTTACCGGCATGGGCTTGGAATCCGTATCGGCATACGCCGTACTTTACCGGGTGCAAGCAACCAGCGGGTTCGTGCCTGATCCACTATACCACCGTATAGGTGGCATGGACGATCTTCAGTCGCCAGAGAGGTCTTCCAGACGGATTTGGAACACGCCCGGCATGAATTAAAAATTCATGCGTCAGTTTCGACAAAAAAACTGCTCCGAGTGGAGCAGTTTTTATCTGACAAAAATAGATGCCAGAACAGCTGCCATTATAGTTGCCCAGCTAGCTGCTATAACTCCAAGCACCCATTTAAACTTATTATCTAAGATATTAAATTTCTCATCGATCTTTTTATCCAAGATATTAAATTTCTCATCGATCTTTTTATCCAAGATATTAAATTTCTCGTCGATCTTTTTATCTAGAACGTCAATTCTGTTATCCTGGCGCGAAATCTGCTGCGATAGAAAGTTTATCTGCTGCGCTAGATAAAAATAACCCGCTTCTGGAAAAGTTTCAGTTTCTTTGATTTTATCCTCACCATTTTTTTCTGACATCAGCATCCACCTTCTCTCCTTTCTTTTATTTTACCTCATACGAGCAAAAAAATCTACCGCTTCTCTGTTTTTCTCCAGGCCACAGAAAACGTGGGCCGTATTTTTTGTTATACGGCTGAGATTTTACAATCACCTGAATTCCGGCGGCTTTTAACTTTTCTATTTCGAAAGGAGCGTCTTCTATTGCCATAGAGACGTAAAGATCTTTTGCAACAGCAGCCTTGTCCGTAGAAAGAATCAGATCTCCGTCGGGGAAGCCGTTTTCCTTCAGCCAGGAAATGGTAATCTTTTTTGCCCATTCCGGTCTGGCCGAAATGTAGACTATATCGGAATTGAGATCTTTTATTAATCGGTGCAGGCTTTGTGCTGCACCAGGGAAAGGAGCGGCATCTATAAAAACTTCAGGATGTTTCAGGAAGAAACCGTCCGTTACCAGTGGGTGAAAATATTCTTCAGGTACCGGCCTTGGACCGAGGATTTTTTCGATTTCAGCGTTAACATCTGCTATTGTGTTGCAGATATCAACATATATTAATTTTTTCCACCGCCGCAAAGGTTCACCCCTCCCTTTTTAAGAATTAACCTCCGGCTCGTCAAAGTCCGCATACGGATCAAAGCCCATATTTTCCATAACAAACCTGTGCATTTGTTCCCGATCTTCTGTGAAAAAATTTTCTACAACTTTTCCGTTTTCAACTGCAAACCGTCCTGCAAATCCCTGGCCAATCTCACAAAAAATCAGCTCAAATTTCAGATCCGACCAGTCCTCGCCTACTTTCTTTACCCATTTGCACGGAGGCACCCATGCAGTATCAAAGTAATATTCGACAAGCCCTTCTTCTTCGTAAGTTTTTTCTACTGAACCGTCTATATCCCATTTTGTGCCCCAGTGTGAAATACACCATGAGTAACCATCCCACCACTTTTCCGGGTTACACAGATCGTTTAGCTTTTCCTGCAGAGGCCTGCTGTCCTGAACACTGTATCCGATTTTCAGGACTTCTTTGGGAACGGGATACAAAGCATTAAAGCAGTATACCGGCTTCTGTTTCTCCCATTCTCTTTTTCGATTGAGTTCAAGTTCGGCTATTTCTTTCTCGCTTTTTCCGTGCTTTTCGAATTCCTGCAACGGCCATAATGCCGGACGGCCTTTGAACCTTCGGTCGAATTCTTTTATTTTTTCGGGCTTGCCTTTTACAATCAGCCTGTTTTCTGCCCAGTTAGGCATTTTTTATCCTCCTTTGCCTTTGAACTTTTATTTTTTTAGTGATTTTATAAAATTATCATCTATCTTAGCCAGTATGCCCCGCAGGTCTATGCTGGTTCTGCAGATAACCGGAGCAAAAAGTTTCTCCGGTGCAGTTTCGGGCAGTTTGCTCATCGTACGCATTTCTATTTCTCTCACTTCGAACATCTCGTTCCCGTATTTATCTACGCCGCAAACGATATTTGCACGTTCGATTAATTTGATTTCATGTCTGCATCTTACTTCCATACCAACAACCCAGGTTTCGCTGGTGTATTCGGCATCTTCTACATATTGTTTGACCTTTAGCGTTTCCCAGATATTTTCAGCGGGCAGGTCGCTTTCCTTGATGGTATAAACATGGATTATCGGAGATACAGCCATAAATTCAGATATTTTCAGCAAAGTGTCAAGAGCTTTCCCACCAGTGGGCATTGCACTAATACATTTTTCGATAGTACGCGCAAAACATATGCGTTTTATGAAAGAGTTTCCTTTGGAGCCCTTGATTTCGGAATTCGCGGGAAAAATCTGTTATTCTTTACAGTCTGGAATGAAACATGGTACAGCACGATTGCTTCCCCCTTATTACAAGGTATTATAAATATCTACGCAGATTTTCCGCATCGTTTGCCGTATTTTCCTTCCAAAAAGGTTTCTCTGCAAAATGCCCAAAAGTCATCATCCCGAACAATACAGTTAAAGTCAGGACAATTATAGCCGTTGTCTTTGATCTTTAATTGTTTTTTGAGTTTTTCGATTGTTTTTTCTATGAGCATTGTTTTTAGATCTTCCAGTTCATCCAAAACCTCATCGATTATGCTGTATAGAGCTTTTTTTGCTCTATTGCCGATCAGCTCCACGCTACATGCAAAAGCGACAGGATCTTTGGGCATAATCGCTCTAACAGCAAGCGACACTTTGCGCCAGATATGCCTTGCCAGCCTGCGGCCGAAAGGTTTTTCTGTATCGTAAAAAAGCGTGACTTTTGGGCCTTTAACTTCCGCATTCTCCAAAACTTCGCAGCAGGCATCCCCGGGTTTTATGCTTTTGTTTTTAATTACATCATACCATAAATATGATCCTTCCACTTCATGTACCAGTTCTTTTATGGCATCCTTAACAGCTTCCTGGATTTCTTCATCTGTTGGATTATAAAAGCTTTCGTGAGCGCTATAAGCTATTTCAAAAACTATTTCAGGAATAATTTCTGCTATTTCTTCACTTTTGTAAAGGTTCTGCGGATCAAGCCGTTCGCAAAACTCCTGGAAGGTTAGTCCGGTGACTGCCTCTATATAAGAATGCTCTGCACCTTTGATATATCGCTGAATTTCTTTTTTGGCTTCTGAGAAGTAGAAAAAAGCATTGTTTTCTGCCCAGCACACAATTTCATCGTAACCAAAAACATCCTCATATTCTTTTTCATCTCTTATATCGAAGGTAATCGACTCTATTATCATCTTATACCTCCTTTGTTTTTTTTAAAACAACAAAAGCAGCAGGACAAAAAATCCCGCCGCTTTTGCAAACAATAAAACTTTTGGTTTCTTACATAGTGACGCATATCCCGATCAGATCGGGAGGTTCGGGCAATTGAGAAACAAAGCGATCAATGCACTTCATAAAGTCTTTCGGGCGGCAATCTAGAAGTTCAGCTTGTTCATAATATGCAGCTTCTATATCGTCTTCGTCATATGAGCCAAAATATATTTCTATAGGTTCATTGTCAAGAATAAAATAACGTTCTTTTCCTTTTTTGTCAATAACTTTTAATAAAGTTTCTGTATCGTCTGTTAAATAACCGTATCCCGAAGAATACACCAGAATTTTATCGAAATTTTGAACAAAAAGCGAGTCGCTGTCATCGAGATCTTCACCTATTGCAATGAGCAGCAGAGTTTTGGCGGTATTGCCATCAGCGAGTAGTTTTTCCACGTTTGTATCAAAACAACAGCTTTTTTTCTCACAATGGCAACAATCTTCGTCGATGTCTTCGAAACGTTCTTTTCTTTCCTCAAAATCCTCTTTTGTAATTTCTCCAAAAAAATAACCTTCGTTATATTGAATTTCCATGAAATAATGCCTCCTTATCTGAAATTACTCGAGTCTTTCGACAACCCTGATATCAAGGTCGTCGAGCGTGACTTTTTGGTGTGCTTCTGAAAAACCCTTTTCCCGCCGCGTGCTTTTCCCCTGCTTAATAGGAAAGCATACGGCAGTTTCGCCCGGTTTCAATCCCTCGAATAGTTTGTTTTCTGCCGGAACGGCACCAAAGGTTTCTACTATTTTTTGTGTGTCGGGATGACCTATATAATGAGGAATTCCCGACAGGTTGGGCAAATTGTTTCTGCTGATTGTAGTTATTCTGTACAAACCGTCTACTGGGACAACTACGGTTGATAAAACAGCTTTGATTTTCATTCTCGACAAAAACCTCCTTTCTAAAAATAAAAATCGGCAGAACTTTCGTCCTGCCGTTTTGGCGGAAATTAAAATTTTTACATGAAGCTTTTGCTTTTTACTGCCGGCATCGTTCCCTGTGAACTTACCGGCCTGATAATAAAAACCTTTACGTTTAATATTATAACATTTAATTTAAATTTGTGCAAGCAAATTAAAAAACGTCGACTGAGCCTCCCCATGGCTAAAGCCAGGGGTTACCGCGCCGGAATGATTAGATAAAAAAAACAGGCTTTGAGCCTGTCTGTTCTTGCATTGTTATATTTTATTTATAATGCGTCCACATTCTATAAATCTTTACAATTTTTTCTTCATCTAAAACTTCGTATATTATCCTGTGCTGTATGTTTATTCTTCTTGAAAGTTTTCCCCGCAAATTCCCTTTTAATTTCTCATAAGGAGGGGGATTTTGATAAGGATTTTCTTTTAAGATTTTTAAAATTTCTTTTGCTTTTTTGTCTAATCCGCACTCTTCCAGCCTTTTTGCATCTTTTAAT is a genomic window of Koleobacter methoxysyntrophicus containing:
- a CDS encoding 5' nucleotidase, NT5C type gives rise to the protein MRRWKKLIYVDICNTIADVNAEIEKILGPRPVPEEYFHPLVTDGFFLKHPEVFIDAAPFPGAAQSLHRLIKDLNSDIVYISARPEWAKKITISWLKENGFPDGDLILSTDKAAVAKDLYVSMAIEDAPFEIEKLKAAGIQVIVKSQPYNKKYGPRFLWPGEKQRSGRFFCSYEVK
- a CDS encoding Txe/YoeB family addiction module toxin, producing the protein MGYKLKFSKYALKDAKRLEECGLDKKAKEILKILKENPYQNPPPYEKLKGNLRGKLSRRINIQHRIIYEVLDEEKIVKIYRMWTHYK